A region from the Papio anubis isolate 15944 chromosome 6, Panubis1.0, whole genome shotgun sequence genome encodes:
- the ABCF1 gene encoding ATP-binding cassette sub-family F member 1 isoform X3: MPKAPKQQPPEPEWIGDGESTSPSDKVVKKGKKDKKIKKTFFEELAVEDKQAGEEEKVLKEKEEQQQQQQQQKKKRDTRKGRRKKDVDDDGEEKELMERLKKLSVPASDEEDEVPAPKPRGGKKTKGGNVFAALIQDQSEEEDEEEKHPPKPAKPEKNRINKAVSEEQQPVLKGKKGKEEKSKGKAKPQNKFAALDNEEEDEEEEIIKEKEPPKQGKEKARKAEQGSEEEGEGEEEEEEGGESKADDPYAHLSKKEKKKLKKQMEYERQVASLKAANAAENDFSVSQAEMSSRQAMLENASDIKLEKFSISAHGKELFVNADLYIVAGRRYGLVGPNGKGKTTLLKHIANRALSIPPNIDVLLCEQEVVADETPAVQAVLRADTKRLKLLEEERRLQGQLEQGDDTAAERLEKVYEELRATGAAAAEAKARRILAGLGFDPEMQNRPTQKFSGGWRMRVSLARALFMEPTLLMLDEPTNHLDLNAVIWLNNYLQGWRKTLLIVSHDQGFLDDVCTDIIHLDAQRLHYYRGNYMTFKKMYQQKQKELLKQYEKQEKKLKELKAGGKSTKQAEKQTKEALTRKQQKCRRKNQDEESQEAPELLKRPKEYTVRFTFPDPPPLSPPVLGLHGVTFGYEGQKPLFKNLDFGIDMDSRICIVGPNGVGKSTLLLLLTGKLTPTHGEMRKNHRLKIGFFNQQYAEQLRMEETPTEYLQRGFNLPYQDARKCLGRFGLESHAHTIQICKLSGGQKARVVFAELACREPDVLILDEPTNNLDIESIDALGEAINEYKGAVIVVSHDARLITETNCQLWVVEEQSVSQIDGDFEDYKREVLEALGEVMVSRPRE, from the exons ATGCCGAAGGCGCCCAAGCAGCAGCCGCCGGAGCCCGAGTGGATCGGGGACGGAGAGAGCACGAGCCCATCAG ACAAAGTggtgaagaaagggaagaaggacaAGAAGATCAAAAAAACG TTCTTTGAAGAGCTGGCAGTAGAAGATAAACAGgctggggaagaagagaaagtactcaaggaaaaggaggagcagcagcaacagcaacagcag CAAAAAAAGAAGCGAGATACCCGAAAAGGCAGGCGGAAGAAGGATGTGGATGATGATGGGGAGGAGAAAGAGCTCATGGAGCGTCTTAAGAAGCTCTCAGTGCCAGCCAGTGATGAGGAGGATGAGG TACCCGCCCCAAAACCCCGCGGAGGGAAGAAAACCAAG GGTGGTAATGTTTTTGCAGCCCTGATTCAGGATCAGAgtgaggaagaggatgaggaagaaaaaCATCCTCCTAAGCCTGCCAAGCCAGAGAAGAATCGGATCAATAAG GCCGTATCTGAGGAACAGCAGCCTGTGCTCAAGGgcaaaaagggaaaggaagagaagtcaAAAGGGAAGGCTAAG CCTCAAAATAAATTTGCTGCTCTGGACAATGAAGAGgaggatgaagaagaagaaataataaaggaaaaggagCCTCCCAAACAAGGGAAGGAGAAGGCGAGGAAGGCAGAGCAG GGttcagaggaagaaggagaaggggaagaagaggaggaggaaggaggagagtcTAAGGCAGATGATCCCTATGCTCACCTTagcaaaaaggagaagaaaaagctgaaaaaacaG aTGGAGTATGAGCGCCAAGTGGCTTCCTTAAAAGCAGCCAATGCAGCTGAAAATGACTTCTCCGTGTCCCAGGCAGAGATGTCCTCCCGCCAAGCCATGTTAGAAAATGCATCTGACATCAAG CTGGAGAAGTTCAGCATCTCCGCTCATGGCAAGGAGCTGTTCGTCAATGCAGACCTGTACATTGTAGCCGGCCGCCGCTACGGGCTGGTGGGGCCCAATGG CAAGGGCAAGACCACGCTCCTCAAGCACATTGCCAACCGAGCCCTGAGCATCCCTCCCAACATTGATGTGTTGCTGTGTGAGCAGG aggtgGTAGCAGATGAGACACCAGCAGTCCAGGCTGTTCTCCGAGCTGACACCAAGCGATTAAAGCTGCTGGAAGAGGAGCGGCGGCTTCAGGGACAGCTGGAACAAGGAGATGACACAGCTGCTGAGAGGCTAGAGAAG gtgTATGAGGAATTGCGGGCCACTGGGGCAGCAGCTGCAGAGGCCAAAGCACGGCGAATCCTGGCTGGCCTCGGCTTTGACCCTGAAATGCAGAATCGACCCACACAGAAGTTCTCAGGGGGCTGGCGTATGCGTGTCTCCCTGGCCAG GGCACTGTTCATGGAGCCCACACTGCTGATGCTGGATGAGCCCACCAACCACCTGGACCTCAACGCTGTCATCTGGCTCAATAA CTACCTCCAGGGCTGGCGGAAGACCTTGCTGATTGTCTCCCATGACCAGGGTTTCTTGGATGATGTCTGCACTGATATCATCCACCTCGATGCCCAGCGGCTCCACTACTATAGGGGCAATTACA TGACCTTCAAAAAGATGTACCAGCAGAAGCAGAAAGAACTGCTGAAGCAGTatgagaagcaagagaaaaagctGAAGGAGCTGAAGGCAGGCGGGAAGTCCACCAAGCAGGCG GAAAAACAAACGAAGGAAGCCCTGACTCGGAAGCAGCAGAAATGCCGACGGAAAAACCAGGATGAGGAATCCCAGGAGGCCCCTGAGCTCCTGAAGCGCCCTAAGGAGTACACTGTGCGCTTCACTTTTCCGGACCCCCCACCACTCAGCCCTCCTGTGCTGGGTCTGCATG GTGTGACATTCGGCTACGAGGGCCAGAAACCACTCTTTAAAAACCTGGATTTTGGCATCGACATGGATTCAAGGA TTTGCATTGTGGGCCCTAATGGTGTGGGGAAGAGTACACTACTCCTGCTGCTGACTGGCAAGCTGACACCG ACCCATggggaaatgagaaagaaccacCGGCTG AAAATTGGCTTCTTCAACCAGCAGTATGCAGAGCAGCTGCGTATGGAGGAGACGCCCACTGAGTACCTGCAGCGGGGCTTCAACCTGCCCTACCAGGATGCCCGCAAGTGCCTGGGCCGCTTCGGCCTGGAGAGTCACGCCCACACCATCCAGATCTGCAAACTCTCTG GCGGTCAGAAAGCGCGAGTTGTGTTTGCCGAGCTGGCCTGTCGGGAGCCTGATGTCCTCATCTTG GATGAGCCAACCAATAACCTGGACATAGAGTCTATTGATGCTCTAGGGGAGGCCATCAATGAATACAAGGGTG CTGTGATCGTTGTGAGCCATGATGCCCGACTCATCACAGAAACCAACTGCCAGCTGTGGGTGGTGGAGGAGCAGAGTGTTAGCCAAATCGATGGTGACTTCGAAGACTACAAGCGGGAGGTGTTGGAGGCCCTGGGTGAAGTCATGGTCAGCCGGCCCCGAGAGTGA
- the ABCF1 gene encoding ATP-binding cassette sub-family F member 1 isoform X2, with protein sequence MPKAPKQQPPEPEWIGDGESTSPSDKVVKKGKKDKKIKKTFFEELAVEDKQAGEEEKVLKEKEEQQQQQQQQQKKKRDTRKGRRKKDVDDDGEEKELMERLKKLSVPASDEEDEVPAPKPRGGKKTKGGNVFAALIQDQSEEEDEEEKHPPKPAKPEKNRINKAVSEEQQPVLKGKKGKEEKSKGKAKPQNKFAALDNEEEDEEEEIIKEKEPPKQGKEKARKAEQGSEEEGEGEEEEEEGGESKADDPYAHLSKKEKKKLKKQMEYERQVASLKAANAAENDFSVSQAEMSSRQAMLENASDIKLEKFSISAHGKELFVNADLYIVAGRRYGLVGPNGKGKTTLLKHIANRALSIPPNIDVLLCEQEVVADETPAVQAVLRADTKRLKLLEEERRLQGQLEQGDDTAAERLEKVYEELRATGAAAAEAKARRILAGLGFDPEMQNRPTQKFSGGWRMRVSLARALFMEPTLLMLDEPTNHLDLNAVIWLNNYLQGWRKTLLIVSHDQGFLDDVCTDIIHLDAQRLHYYRGNYMTFKKMYQQKQKELLKQYEKQEKKLKELKAGGKSTKQAEKQTKEALTRKQQKCRRKNQDEESQEAPELLKRPKEYTVRFTFPDPPPLSPPVLGLHGVTFGYEGQKPLFKNLDFGIDMDSRICIVGPNGVGKSTLLLLLTGKLTPTHGEMRKNHRLKIGFFNQQYAEQLRMEETPTEYLQRGFNLPYQDARKCLGRFGLESHAHTIQICKLSGGQKARVVFAELACREPDVLILDEPTNNLDIESIDALGEAINEYKGAVIVVSHDARLITETNCQLWVVEEQSVSQIDGDFEDYKREVLEALGEVMVSRPRE encoded by the exons ATGCCGAAGGCGCCCAAGCAGCAGCCGCCGGAGCCCGAGTGGATCGGGGACGGAGAGAGCACGAGCCCATCAG ACAAAGTggtgaagaaagggaagaaggacaAGAAGATCAAAAAAACG TTCTTTGAAGAGCTGGCAGTAGAAGATAAACAGgctggggaagaagagaaagtactcaaggaaaaggaggagcagcagcaacagcaacagcag CAGCAAAAAAAGAAGCGAGATACCCGAAAAGGCAGGCGGAAGAAGGATGTGGATGATGATGGGGAGGAGAAAGAGCTCATGGAGCGTCTTAAGAAGCTCTCAGTGCCAGCCAGTGATGAGGAGGATGAGG TACCCGCCCCAAAACCCCGCGGAGGGAAGAAAACCAAG GGTGGTAATGTTTTTGCAGCCCTGATTCAGGATCAGAgtgaggaagaggatgaggaagaaaaaCATCCTCCTAAGCCTGCCAAGCCAGAGAAGAATCGGATCAATAAG GCCGTATCTGAGGAACAGCAGCCTGTGCTCAAGGgcaaaaagggaaaggaagagaagtcaAAAGGGAAGGCTAAG CCTCAAAATAAATTTGCTGCTCTGGACAATGAAGAGgaggatgaagaagaagaaataataaaggaaaaggagCCTCCCAAACAAGGGAAGGAGAAGGCGAGGAAGGCAGAGCAG GGttcagaggaagaaggagaaggggaagaagaggaggaggaaggaggagagtcTAAGGCAGATGATCCCTATGCTCACCTTagcaaaaaggagaagaaaaagctgaaaaaacaG aTGGAGTATGAGCGCCAAGTGGCTTCCTTAAAAGCAGCCAATGCAGCTGAAAATGACTTCTCCGTGTCCCAGGCAGAGATGTCCTCCCGCCAAGCCATGTTAGAAAATGCATCTGACATCAAG CTGGAGAAGTTCAGCATCTCCGCTCATGGCAAGGAGCTGTTCGTCAATGCAGACCTGTACATTGTAGCCGGCCGCCGCTACGGGCTGGTGGGGCCCAATGG CAAGGGCAAGACCACGCTCCTCAAGCACATTGCCAACCGAGCCCTGAGCATCCCTCCCAACATTGATGTGTTGCTGTGTGAGCAGG aggtgGTAGCAGATGAGACACCAGCAGTCCAGGCTGTTCTCCGAGCTGACACCAAGCGATTAAAGCTGCTGGAAGAGGAGCGGCGGCTTCAGGGACAGCTGGAACAAGGAGATGACACAGCTGCTGAGAGGCTAGAGAAG gtgTATGAGGAATTGCGGGCCACTGGGGCAGCAGCTGCAGAGGCCAAAGCACGGCGAATCCTGGCTGGCCTCGGCTTTGACCCTGAAATGCAGAATCGACCCACACAGAAGTTCTCAGGGGGCTGGCGTATGCGTGTCTCCCTGGCCAG GGCACTGTTCATGGAGCCCACACTGCTGATGCTGGATGAGCCCACCAACCACCTGGACCTCAACGCTGTCATCTGGCTCAATAA CTACCTCCAGGGCTGGCGGAAGACCTTGCTGATTGTCTCCCATGACCAGGGTTTCTTGGATGATGTCTGCACTGATATCATCCACCTCGATGCCCAGCGGCTCCACTACTATAGGGGCAATTACA TGACCTTCAAAAAGATGTACCAGCAGAAGCAGAAAGAACTGCTGAAGCAGTatgagaagcaagagaaaaagctGAAGGAGCTGAAGGCAGGCGGGAAGTCCACCAAGCAGGCG GAAAAACAAACGAAGGAAGCCCTGACTCGGAAGCAGCAGAAATGCCGACGGAAAAACCAGGATGAGGAATCCCAGGAGGCCCCTGAGCTCCTGAAGCGCCCTAAGGAGTACACTGTGCGCTTCACTTTTCCGGACCCCCCACCACTCAGCCCTCCTGTGCTGGGTCTGCATG GTGTGACATTCGGCTACGAGGGCCAGAAACCACTCTTTAAAAACCTGGATTTTGGCATCGACATGGATTCAAGGA TTTGCATTGTGGGCCCTAATGGTGTGGGGAAGAGTACACTACTCCTGCTGCTGACTGGCAAGCTGACACCG ACCCATggggaaatgagaaagaaccacCGGCTG AAAATTGGCTTCTTCAACCAGCAGTATGCAGAGCAGCTGCGTATGGAGGAGACGCCCACTGAGTACCTGCAGCGGGGCTTCAACCTGCCCTACCAGGATGCCCGCAAGTGCCTGGGCCGCTTCGGCCTGGAGAGTCACGCCCACACCATCCAGATCTGCAAACTCTCTG GCGGTCAGAAAGCGCGAGTTGTGTTTGCCGAGCTGGCCTGTCGGGAGCCTGATGTCCTCATCTTG GATGAGCCAACCAATAACCTGGACATAGAGTCTATTGATGCTCTAGGGGAGGCCATCAATGAATACAAGGGTG CTGTGATCGTTGTGAGCCATGATGCCCGACTCATCACAGAAACCAACTGCCAGCTGTGGGTGGTGGAGGAGCAGAGTGTTAGCCAAATCGATGGTGACTTCGAAGACTACAAGCGGGAGGTGTTGGAGGCCCTGGGTGAAGTCATGGTCAGCCGGCCCCGAGAGTGA
- the ABCF1 gene encoding ATP-binding cassette sub-family F member 1 isoform X1, with translation MPKAPKQQPPEPEWIGDGESTSPSDKVVKKGKKDKKIKKTFFEELAVEDKQAGEEEKVLKEKEEQQQQQQHQQQKKKRDTRKGRRKKDVDDDGEEKELMERLKKLSVPASDEEDEVPAPKPRGGKKTKGGNVFAALIQDQSEEEDEEEKHPPKPAKPEKNRINKAVSEEQQPVLKGKKGKEEKSKGKAKPQNKFAALDNEEEDEEEEIIKEKEPPKQGKEKARKAEQGSEEEGEGEEEEEEGGESKADDPYAHLSKKEKKKLKKQMEYERQVASLKAANAAENDFSVSQAEMSSRQAMLENASDIKLEKFSISAHGKELFVNADLYIVAGRRYGLVGPNGKGKTTLLKHIANRALSIPPNIDVLLCEQEVVADETPAVQAVLRADTKRLKLLEEERRLQGQLEQGDDTAAERLEKVYEELRATGAAAAEAKARRILAGLGFDPEMQNRPTQKFSGGWRMRVSLARALFMEPTLLMLDEPTNHLDLNAVIWLNNYLQGWRKTLLIVSHDQGFLDDVCTDIIHLDAQRLHYYRGNYMTFKKMYQQKQKELLKQYEKQEKKLKELKAGGKSTKQAEKQTKEALTRKQQKCRRKNQDEESQEAPELLKRPKEYTVRFTFPDPPPLSPPVLGLHGVTFGYEGQKPLFKNLDFGIDMDSRICIVGPNGVGKSTLLLLLTGKLTPTHGEMRKNHRLKIGFFNQQYAEQLRMEETPTEYLQRGFNLPYQDARKCLGRFGLESHAHTIQICKLSGGQKARVVFAELACREPDVLILDEPTNNLDIESIDALGEAINEYKGAVIVVSHDARLITETNCQLWVVEEQSVSQIDGDFEDYKREVLEALGEVMVSRPRE, from the exons ATGCCGAAGGCGCCCAAGCAGCAGCCGCCGGAGCCCGAGTGGATCGGGGACGGAGAGAGCACGAGCCCATCAG ACAAAGTggtgaagaaagggaagaaggacaAGAAGATCAAAAAAACG TTCTTTGAAGAGCTGGCAGTAGAAGATAAACAGgctggggaagaagagaaagtactcaaggaaaaggaggagcagcagcaacagcaacagca TCAGCAGCAAAAAAAGAAGCGAGATACCCGAAAAGGCAGGCGGAAGAAGGATGTGGATGATGATGGGGAGGAGAAAGAGCTCATGGAGCGTCTTAAGAAGCTCTCAGTGCCAGCCAGTGATGAGGAGGATGAGG TACCCGCCCCAAAACCCCGCGGAGGGAAGAAAACCAAG GGTGGTAATGTTTTTGCAGCCCTGATTCAGGATCAGAgtgaggaagaggatgaggaagaaaaaCATCCTCCTAAGCCTGCCAAGCCAGAGAAGAATCGGATCAATAAG GCCGTATCTGAGGAACAGCAGCCTGTGCTCAAGGgcaaaaagggaaaggaagagaagtcaAAAGGGAAGGCTAAG CCTCAAAATAAATTTGCTGCTCTGGACAATGAAGAGgaggatgaagaagaagaaataataaaggaaaaggagCCTCCCAAACAAGGGAAGGAGAAGGCGAGGAAGGCAGAGCAG GGttcagaggaagaaggagaaggggaagaagaggaggaggaaggaggagagtcTAAGGCAGATGATCCCTATGCTCACCTTagcaaaaaggagaagaaaaagctgaaaaaacaG aTGGAGTATGAGCGCCAAGTGGCTTCCTTAAAAGCAGCCAATGCAGCTGAAAATGACTTCTCCGTGTCCCAGGCAGAGATGTCCTCCCGCCAAGCCATGTTAGAAAATGCATCTGACATCAAG CTGGAGAAGTTCAGCATCTCCGCTCATGGCAAGGAGCTGTTCGTCAATGCAGACCTGTACATTGTAGCCGGCCGCCGCTACGGGCTGGTGGGGCCCAATGG CAAGGGCAAGACCACGCTCCTCAAGCACATTGCCAACCGAGCCCTGAGCATCCCTCCCAACATTGATGTGTTGCTGTGTGAGCAGG aggtgGTAGCAGATGAGACACCAGCAGTCCAGGCTGTTCTCCGAGCTGACACCAAGCGATTAAAGCTGCTGGAAGAGGAGCGGCGGCTTCAGGGACAGCTGGAACAAGGAGATGACACAGCTGCTGAGAGGCTAGAGAAG gtgTATGAGGAATTGCGGGCCACTGGGGCAGCAGCTGCAGAGGCCAAAGCACGGCGAATCCTGGCTGGCCTCGGCTTTGACCCTGAAATGCAGAATCGACCCACACAGAAGTTCTCAGGGGGCTGGCGTATGCGTGTCTCCCTGGCCAG GGCACTGTTCATGGAGCCCACACTGCTGATGCTGGATGAGCCCACCAACCACCTGGACCTCAACGCTGTCATCTGGCTCAATAA CTACCTCCAGGGCTGGCGGAAGACCTTGCTGATTGTCTCCCATGACCAGGGTTTCTTGGATGATGTCTGCACTGATATCATCCACCTCGATGCCCAGCGGCTCCACTACTATAGGGGCAATTACA TGACCTTCAAAAAGATGTACCAGCAGAAGCAGAAAGAACTGCTGAAGCAGTatgagaagcaagagaaaaagctGAAGGAGCTGAAGGCAGGCGGGAAGTCCACCAAGCAGGCG GAAAAACAAACGAAGGAAGCCCTGACTCGGAAGCAGCAGAAATGCCGACGGAAAAACCAGGATGAGGAATCCCAGGAGGCCCCTGAGCTCCTGAAGCGCCCTAAGGAGTACACTGTGCGCTTCACTTTTCCGGACCCCCCACCACTCAGCCCTCCTGTGCTGGGTCTGCATG GTGTGACATTCGGCTACGAGGGCCAGAAACCACTCTTTAAAAACCTGGATTTTGGCATCGACATGGATTCAAGGA TTTGCATTGTGGGCCCTAATGGTGTGGGGAAGAGTACACTACTCCTGCTGCTGACTGGCAAGCTGACACCG ACCCATggggaaatgagaaagaaccacCGGCTG AAAATTGGCTTCTTCAACCAGCAGTATGCAGAGCAGCTGCGTATGGAGGAGACGCCCACTGAGTACCTGCAGCGGGGCTTCAACCTGCCCTACCAGGATGCCCGCAAGTGCCTGGGCCGCTTCGGCCTGGAGAGTCACGCCCACACCATCCAGATCTGCAAACTCTCTG GCGGTCAGAAAGCGCGAGTTGTGTTTGCCGAGCTGGCCTGTCGGGAGCCTGATGTCCTCATCTTG GATGAGCCAACCAATAACCTGGACATAGAGTCTATTGATGCTCTAGGGGAGGCCATCAATGAATACAAGGGTG CTGTGATCGTTGTGAGCCATGATGCCCGACTCATCACAGAAACCAACTGCCAGCTGTGGGTGGTGGAGGAGCAGAGTGTTAGCCAAATCGATGGTGACTTCGAAGACTACAAGCGGGAGGTGTTGGAGGCCCTGGGTGAAGTCATGGTCAGCCGGCCCCGAGAGTGA